One window of the Colletotrichum destructivum chromosome 6, complete sequence genome contains the following:
- a CDS encoding Putative oxidoreductase FAD/NAD(P)-binding, Globin-like superfamily, giving the protein MALTYKQSQLVKSTIPALREHGETITSIFYANMLRAHPELHDHFNKVNQANGRQPRALTGVILAFAANLNHISELIPKLERMCNKHCSLGIQPEHYDIVGKYLIQAFGQVLGPAMTPEIREAWTKAYWLLAKMLIGREAQMYREFNEDKWSGWRKFRIERKVAETDDIFSFYLVPVDGKRLPDFYPGQYTSIRTTIPSLGHLQSRQYSLSDAPRPDYYRITVKRDRGVKVGKGSAVFNLNPGVLSNHLIDDKRPGDIVELTHPTGDFFFDTHAAGTLPVVLISAGVGVTPLMSICNTVVERQAVRPISWVHCSARAAPFEEHIRKIAYSRASFTTRFFRSQIADVEDDDSLSSSSDFGLRMDLTRIDPAELYLGHGGAEYYICGPEIFMAEMSQYLLNQGVDPARVKFERFSTGDLAAQT; this is encoded by the coding sequence ATGGCCTTGACATACAAGCAATCACAGCTCGTCAAGAGCACGATTCCCGCTCTCCGCGAGCATGGCGAGACCATCACATCCATCTTTTATGCCAACATGCTCCGTGCCCACCCGGAGCTTCACGACCACTTCAACAAGGTCAACCAGGCCAACGGCCGCCAGCCTCGTGCCCTGACGGGCGTCATCCTCGCCTTTGCCGCCAACCTCAACCACATCAGCGAGCTCATCCCCAAGCTCGAGCGCATGTGCAACAAGCACTGCTCCCTCGGCATCCAACCCGAACACTACGACATTGTCGGCAAGTACCTCATCCAGGCCTTCGGCCAGGTCCTCGGCCCGGCCATGACCCCCGAGATCCGCGAGGCCTGGACAAAGGCCTACTGGCTCCTCGCCAAGATGCTCATCGGCCGCGAGGCCCAGATGTACCGCGAGTTCAACGAAGACAAGTGGTCCGGGTGGCGCAAGTTCCGCATCGAGCGcaaggtcgccgagacggacgacatcttctccttctacttggtccccgtcgacggcaagcggCTGCCCGACTTCTACCCGGGCCAGTACACCTCCATCCGCACCACGATCCCTTCCCTGGGCCACCTGCAGTCACGGCAGTACTCGCTCAGCGACGCGCCACGGCCCGACTACTACCGCATCACCGTCAAGCGCGACcgcggcgtcaaggtcggcaaGGGCAGCGCCGTCTTCAACCTCAACCCGGGCGTCCTCTCCAACCacctcatcgacgacaagaGGCCCGGGGACATCGTCGAGCTGACGCACCCGACCGgcgacttcttcttcgacacccacgccgccggcacgctccccgtcgtcctcatctccgccggcgtcggcgtcaccCCGCTCATGTCCATCTGcaacaccgtcgtcgagcgccAGGCCGTCCGCCCCATCTCCTGGGTGCACTGCTCGGCCCGCGCCGCCCCCTTCGAGGAGCACATCCGCAAGATCGCCTACAGCCGCGCGAGCTTCACCACCAGATTCTTCCGCTCGCAGATTGCTGATgtggaggacgacgactcgctctcctcgtcgagcgaCTTTGGCCTCCGCATGGACCTCACCCGCATCGACCCTGCCGAGCTCTacctcggccacggcggcgccgagtaCTACATTTGCGGGCCCGAGATCTTCATGGCCGAAATGTCCCAGTACCTCTTAAACCAGGGCGTCGACCCAGCGAGGGTCAAGTTTGAAAGGTTTTCTACTGGAGACCTAGCAGCACAGACATGA
- a CDS encoding Putative amine oxidase, FAD/NAD(P)-binding domain superfamily: protein MARWFLSFIAGSALAAASGLPMKLETRSAVTSRVSNIHITIEEPVEETVTFTYGSCRGVSLDDAHHTIVKSEVRDSQRLVWVLPEDASSDGCISAWGTSGKLLGRSEPQTLHHNWKRRVQKRSIHMGNDTGIDTLGAWFEGVNLLKDKEPAAVDVDAAKSKQVAIVGAGMAGLMSYLVLSQAGMTNISIIEAGQRLGGRVHTEYLSGGPFDYSYQEMGPMRFPEHYVDPKTNTTYNITDHQLVFQLAAEMNDLNNHDKNLSVDFIPWIQSNRNGLSYKNGIKLANGLPPTLAQIAANSSLAVASVLDDSTNALSEELDQYLPGSDFSVRMAQNMFKAHREFLDSGLQGLGGDVWSEYAFMVNYLKGSLNSTDALGSYSATSFWDTLYEGMYFQAATYKTIDGGLSRLPQAFHPLVDDVTTMNRKIERVQFDTENSRVNLEWRESFKNQTFESASYDYALLAVPFSIIRKWRLPSLPLTISNAIKELPYTSACKVALEFSERFWEHYENPIVGGCSTTSDIPGIGSTCYPSYNINGTGPATMLASYISGDWGHRWASVSEEEHVQYVLDAMVEIHGENTRDLYTGKYNRRCWVLDPLASGSWVSPVAGQHQLYIPEYFKTYNNMIFIGEHTSYTHAWISSALDSGIRGAVQLLLELGLVDEAKAAVNKWMARWIDI, encoded by the exons ATGGCTCGGTGGTTTctctccttcatcgccggAAGCGCCCTCGCGGCTGCTTCTGGTCTTCCTATGAAGCTCGAGACACGAAGCGCAGTCACTTCCCGTGTTTCCAACATCCACATCACCATCGAGGAGCCCGTCGAAGAGACCGTGACCTTCACCTACGGCTCGTGCCGGGGTGTCTCGCTGGACGATGCTCATCACACCATCGTCAAGTCCGAGGTCCGCGACTCTCAGCGTCTCGTCTGGGTTCTCCCTGAAGATGCCTCGTCTGATGGATGTATCTCAGCATGGGGTACGTCTGGCAAGCTGTTGGGCCGAAGTGAGCCTCAGACGCTGCATCACAACTGGAAGCGTCGTGTTCAGAAGAGAT CCATCCACATGGGCAACGACACCGGCATCGACACTCTTGGAGCCTGGTTCGAGGGTGTCAACCtcctcaaggacaaggagcccgccgccgtcgatgtcgacgccgccaagtcGAAGCaggtcgccatcgtcggcgccggcatggcGGGACTGATGAGCTACCTCGTCCTCTCCCAAGCTGGCATGACCAACATCAGCATCATTGAGGCTGGACAacgtctcggcggccgcgttCACACCGAGTACCTCAGCGGCGGCCCCTTCGACTACTCATATCAGGAGATGGGTCCCATGCGCTTCCCGGAGCACTACGTCGACCCCAAAACCAACACGACCTACAACATCACCGACCACCAACTCGTcttccagctcgccgccgagatgaaCGATCTCAACAACCACGACAAGAACCTGAGCGTAGACTTCATCCCTTGGATCCAGAGTAACCGGAACGGTCTGTCATACAAGAACGGCATCAAACTCGCCAACGGCCTGCCGCCGACCCTCGCCCAGATCGCCGCCAACTCATCTCTTGCTGTTGCCAGCGTCCTTGACGACTCCACCAACGCCCtgtccgaggagctggaccAGTACCTCCCCGGCAGCGACTTCTCGGTTCGCATGGCCCAAAACATGTTCAAGGCCCACCGCGAGTTCCTCGACTCGGGTCTCCAAGGCCTCGGAGGGGACGTTTGGTCCGAGTATGCCTTCATGGTGAACTACCTCAAGGGCTCCCTCAACTCGACCGACGCTCTCGGCAGCTACTCGGCCACTTCTTTCTGGGACACTCTCTACGAGGGCATGTACTTCCAGGCCGCGACCTACAAGACTATCGACGGCGGTCTCAGCCGTCTCCCTCAGGCCTTCCAccccctcgtcgacgacgtcacCACGATGAACCGCAAGATCGAGCGCGTGCAGTTCGACACGGAGAACTCCCGCGTCAACCTCGAATGGCGCGAGTCCTTCAAGAACCAGACCTTCGAGAGCGCCTCGTACGATTACGCCCTCCTGGCGGTTCCCttctccatcatccgcaAGTGGCGCCTCCCCTCGCTGCCCCTGACCATCTCCAACGCCATCAAAGAGCTGCCATACACCAGCGCCTGCAAGGTTGCCCTCGAGTTCTCGGAGCGGTTCTGGGAGCACTACGAAAAccccatcgtcggcggctgcaGCACCACCTCGGACATCCCCGGCATCGGCTCCACTTGCTACCCCTCGTACAACATCAACGGCACCGGCCCGGCCACGATGCTGGCGTCGTACATTTCGGGCGACTGGGGCCACCGGTGGGCCTCCgtctcggaggaggagcacgTCCAGTACGTGCTCGACGCCATGGTCGAGATCCACGGCGAGAACACGAGGGATCTGTACACGGGCAAGTACAACCGTCGCTGCTGGGTCCTCGACCCGCTCGCGAGCGGCAGCTGGGTGagccccgtcgccggccagcaCCAGCTTTACATCCCCGAGTACTTCAAGACGTACAACAAC ATGATCTTCATTGGAGAGCACACCTCCTACACACACGCCTGGATCTCTTCGGCTCTTGACTCGGGCATCCGCGGCGCCGTtcagctgctcctcgagcttgggctcgtggacgaggccaaggctgCCGTGAACAAGTGGATGGCCAGGTGGATCGACATT TGA
- a CDS encoding Putative toxB-like, ascomycota protein → MKFTAAICLLASYAGFAAAATGCKVELLNFNSVAVGTGCIPFNYFASIYDPNTRAGYTIHATNDCGLSVQAGQRLPENYSLRKAGFC, encoded by the coding sequence ATGAAGttcaccgccgccatctgcCTCTTGGCCTCTtacgccggctttgctgctgccgccaccgGTTGCAAGGTTGAGCTGCTCAACTTCAACAGTGTTGCGGTTGGCACCGGCTGCATTCCCTTCAACTATTTCGCCTCTATCTACGATCCCAACACCCGTGCAGGCTACACCATCCATGCCACCAACGACTGCGGGCTCAGCGTGCAAGCGGGTCAAAGGCTCCCCGAAAACTACTCTCTGCGCAAAGCCGGGTTTTGCTAA
- a CDS encoding Putative Rhodanese-like domain-containing protein, translated as MAEAAASTEPPPWWAAFPAPKAKTPEIEAEEVMLLLEAQTAAGNDTARRDFLLVDVRRNDFEGGTIATSINLPAQSLYQTRPIIHQLCKQAGIKHVIFYCGECFKPKQ; from the exons atggccgaggccgcagCATCTACCGAACCCCCGCCGTGGTGGGCGGCATTTCCCGCCCCCAAAGCCAAGACACCGGAAATCGAGGCTGAAGAAGTCATGTTGTTGCTTGAGGCTCAAACTGCAGCCGGAAACGATACCGCTCGCCGTGATTTTCTGCTCGTTGACGTGCGTCGCAACGATTTTGAGGGGGGCACCATCGCAACCTCCATCAACTTGCCCGCCCAGTCCCTCTATCAGACGAGGCCCATCATTCATCAGCTGTGCAAACAGGCCGGAATCAAGCATGTTATATTTTACTGCGGTGAGTGTTTTAAGCC GAAGCAGTAA
- a CDS encoding Putative sm-like protein Lsm7/SmG yields MAYLHVTPPKSGSSQSARLQRQNRAPSIASQSSFRATSIIRSVNPPAQQPLHHHHLIHTYSHTDKMAPAQPELKKYLDKRLFVQLNGSRKVIGVLRGYDVFLNIVLDEAVEEKEGGEKVRLGMVVIRGNSVVMLEALERIGGDDRNHQR; encoded by the exons ATGG CTTATCTGCACGTGACTCCACCCAAATCTGGATCTTCCCAATCGGCCAGGCTGCAGAGGCAGAACAGAGCTCCGTCGATCGCGTCGCAAAGCTCATTTCGCGCGACATCAATCATCAGATCGGTCAACCCACCAGCCCAACAGcctctccaccaccaccacctcatACATACATACTCCCATACAGACAAGATGGCGCCCGCACAGCCTGAGCTGAAGAAG TACCTCGACAAGAGACTGTTCGTTCAACTGAACGGCAGCCGCAAGGTTATCGGCGTTCTCCGCGGTTACGAT GTTTTTCTGAACATTGTTTtggacgaggcggtcgaggagaaggagggcggcgagaaggtcCGGTTAGGCATGGTC GTCATCCGCGGCAACTCGGTCGTCATGCTCGAGGCTCTCGAAAGgatcggcggcgacgaccgCAACCACCAGCGGTAA
- a CDS encoding Putative FAD dependent oxidoreductase, FAD/NAD(P)-binding domain superfamily, producing the protein MSENPVPVPNATRPYWRRDLHPLDSHQSSETLPAEQDIVIIGAGYTGAALAYYLLDGVEESSRPAITVLEAREACSGATARNGGHVRPDLYAGLPARIKRFGQEAADEMALFELANLHGVRDLVREKKIDCDFRVTTSMAVIRDESLAKPLKDGLDELLRLGSPTAKLVHCVEGKAAETFSGVKGATAAFAFEAGSIWPYKLVLYLLSQAVDKGAQLHTHTPVTEVSDSREDGFWIVTTPRGVIKAKTVLYASNGYTSTLLSEYKNRIIPVRGVCSHVAVPDGGAPPPYLPTTYSLRHGANLYDYQVTRPDGSIVVGGARTEVIPRVEEWYNVWDDSKMIEPAAHYFDDHMQRNFRGWEDSGAEVDSIWTGIMGYTNDLYPHVGPVPSKPGQFVCAGFNGHGMSFILLTARGLAKVVRDGVPFSQSGVPRLFETSESRLRRDENELLA; encoded by the exons ATGTCTGAAAATCCCGTCCCAGTACCCAATGCCACGAGGCCTTATTGGCGCCGGGACCTACACCCTCTCGACAGCCACCAGAGCTCCGAAACCTTACCCGCGGAACAGGACAttgtcatcatcggcgctGGTTACACGGGCGCTGCTCTGGCCTACTAtctgctcgacggcgttgaagaGTCCTCGCGCCCGGCGATCACGGTTCTTGAGGCCAGAGAAGCATGCTCCGGCGCGACGGCTCGCAACG GCGGCCATGTTCGGCCTGATCTCTACGCCGGCCTTCCCGCTCGCATTAAGAGATTCGGCcaggaggccgccgatgagaTGGCTCTGTTTGAGCTTGCCAACCTGCATGGCGTGAGGGATCTGGTACGGGAGAAGAAAATCGACTGCGATTTCAGGGTCACCACATCCATGGCGGTGATCAGAGATGAAAGCCTTGCCAAGCCGTTGAAGGACGGTCTCGACGAGCTCTTGAGGCTGGGGTCGCCCACAGCGAAGCTCGTTCACTGCGTCGAAGGAAAGGCGGCGGAGACCTTCTCGGGTGTCAAGGGAGCAACGGCAGCCTTTGCTTTCGAAGCTGGCTCGATCTG GCCCTACAAGTTGGTTCTCTATCTTCTGTCGCAGGCTGTCGACAAGGGGGCCCAGCTGCACACGCACACGCCCGTCACCGAGGTCTCAGACTCGCGAGAAGACGGCTTCTGGATCGTCACCACGCCCAGAGGTGTCATTAAAGCAAAGACGGTGCTCTACGCGTCCAACGGGTACACCTCGACGTTGCTCTCCGAGTACAAGAACCGCATCATCCCCGTTCGCGGCGTCTGCAGCCACGTGGCGGTCCCCGACGGCggtgctcctcctccgtATCTCCCGACGACCTACTCACTGCGCCATGGCGCCAACTTGTACGACTACCAAGTCACGCGACCGGACGGCAGCATTGTTGTGGGCGGTGCTAGAACCGAGGTCATCCCGCGCGTGGAGGAGTGGTACAACGTCTGGGACGACTCCAAGATGATCGAGCCCGCCGCTCACTACTTTGACGACCACATGCAGAGAAACTTCCGCGGGTGGGAGGACAGcggggccgaggtcgacagTATCTGGACGGGGATAATGGGG TACACCAACGATCTCTACCCCCATGTTGGTCCCGTGCCGTCCAAACCGGGGCAGTTCGTCTGTGCGGGATTCAACGGGCATGGCATGTCGTTCATCCTCCTGACGGCCAGGGGTCTGGCCAAGGTCGTACGGGACGGCGTGCCCTTCTCGCAGTCTGGCGTCCCCCGGCTCTTTGAGACAAGCGAGAGCAGGctgagacgagacgagaaCGAGCTGCTCGCATGA
- a CDS encoding Putative afumC-like glycosyltransferase, nucleotide-diphospho-sugar transferase: protein MTATNLTNGASSASPSLYPIPTGLHPIPLDRLDQRADDQVDNAIRNPSPVTSAKNLWFFWNSGYDNLHPYAKRNVRTWHRRFSPQGWTVRVVDLEPQSRSYIGNWIDVQDPSVVPLAFTEGTLDGEFAKQHYSDLVRFPLLVKYGGVYTDVGYMQIGDLDRLWNETIANPDSPYEVLSYNAEGGRSYSLMNYFIGSLPGNIFWQACHELFIELWKGKTNTEGLHLHPLLRGIPMMGQSLTKAGHEGLSQRLTDYIIQGQVITMVMSIVDEETGWDGPAYVAEKIFAPEYMVGSQLINEYTKWNGVRAFELMSQKVPEPGTLESEDQKLARTIVEDCFTRSFGFKLAHGLIVQVLGETLGSSWRKHEGSDNIEGTYAHWLRYGMERWCPDHLPDPESFERIEPVKKGPLLRDA, encoded by the coding sequence ATGACCGCAACAAATCTCACCAACGGAgcgtcctcggcttctccGTCCCTTTACCCGATCCCCACAGGCCTTCATCCCATTCCCCTCGATCGCCTGGACCAGCGTGCAGACGACCAGGTTGATAACGCCATTAGGAACCCATCGCCGGTCACATCTGCGAAAAACCTATGGTTCTTCTGGAATTCCGGATACGACAACTTGCATCCATACGCCAAGCGTAACGTTCGCACTTGGCACCGCCGCTTTTCTCCCCAGGGTTGGACGGTGCGagtcgtcgatctcgagcCGCAGTCACGGAGTTACATTGGAAACTGGATCGACGTGCAAGATCCGAGTGTCGTGCCTCTGGCTTTCACGGAAGGGACTTTGGACGGCGAGTTTGCGAAACAACACTACTCCGACCTCGTACGGTTCCCGTTGCTCGTGAAATACGGCGGTGTGTATACGGACGTGGGATACATGCAGATCGGCGACCTCGATCGGCTGTGGAACGAAACCATCGCCAATCCGGACAGCCCTTATGAGGTTCTATCCTACAACGCCGAAGGTGGACGGAGCTACAGTTTGATGAATTACTTCATCGGAAGCCTCCCCGGTAACATCTTCTGGCAAGCATGCCACGAACTTTTCATCGAACTCTGGAAGGGAAAGACGAACACAGAGGGCCTGCACTTGCATCCGCTTTTAAGAGGCATCCCAATGATGGGACAATCTCTCACTAAGGCAGGGCACGAAGGACTAAGTCAACGATTGACGGACTACATCATCCAAGGGCAGGTGATCACAATGGTGATGAGCATCGTGGACGAAGAAACAGGTTGGGACGGACCGGCGTACGTTGCGGAAAAGATCTTCGCGCCGGAATACATGGTTGGCAGTCAGCTCATCAACGAGTATACGAAGTGGAACGGTGTCAGAGCCTTTGAGCTTATGAGTCAAAAGGTGCCTGAGCCCGGAACGTTGGAGTCGGAGGACCAGAAGCTAGCTAGGACGATCGTGGAGGATTGTTTTACGAGAAGCTTTGGTTTCAAACTGGCCCATGGCTTGATTGTCCAGGTTCTCGGTGAGACGCTGGGAAGCTCATGGAGGAAGCATGAGGGGAGCGACAACATCGAAGGGACATACGCGCATTGGTTGCGATACGGAATGGAGAGGTGGTGTCCTGATCATCTACCTGATCCCGAATCGTTTGAGAGGATAGAGCCGGTAAAGAAGGGCCCCTTGCTTAGAGACGCATAG